The following are encoded together in the Phycisphaerae bacterium genome:
- a CDS encoding DUF2029 domain-containing protein, translating to MLADEACRTADGGERPVSPGRLSAAVVVVVIAALPALHAAFTSRSYGVESFKVNASDALIFRSAAELLAQGRSPYDVQVQRRHIAETWLDGQDPPYSLPFAYPPNALPLFMLCLVGPPRLGFVLFVAVGTLLMLAAAYRLAGRFSRHSWERTIIVVGTGFGGAAIFNAMLGQTGAYLGAAVFAYAACYRKAPGWAGVALGLMAFKPQYALLLGVVALVDRQWRTVAAAAATFVACSVLSGLLFGFDQWAAFLDAVRSFNYTADYMCNWIGITHRLYPGELRSLYAAGTFVMLIGVVGVAAYCALDTRGASRSMRHLAVAIALATLVSPNTHPYDLIIWLVPVCVAAGARPRVPLWAAVFVAGFAVTVMLAMGVRWMLPLISCALLVSAARSVWEDDSPSRIDTVKQRAG from the coding sequence ATGTTGGCCGATGAGGCGTGCAGGACCGCTGACGGCGGCGAGCGACCGGTGTCTCCGGGCCGTTTGAGCGCAGCCGTTGTTGTGGTCGTCATTGCCGCTTTGCCGGCTTTGCATGCGGCCTTCACGAGCCGCTCTTACGGCGTCGAGAGCTTCAAGGTCAACGCGTCGGACGCCCTGATCTTCCGGAGCGCGGCGGAGCTGCTGGCGCAGGGGCGATCGCCTTACGATGTGCAGGTTCAGCGTCGGCACATCGCCGAGACTTGGCTTGACGGTCAGGATCCGCCGTACTCGCTGCCGTTCGCGTATCCGCCCAACGCACTTCCGCTGTTCATGTTGTGCCTGGTGGGTCCACCGCGGTTGGGGTTTGTGCTCTTTGTTGCGGTGGGAACCTTGTTGATGCTGGCGGCTGCGTACCGGCTGGCGGGGCGGTTTTCGCGACATTCGTGGGAACGTACGATCATCGTCGTCGGGACCGGATTTGGCGGCGCGGCGATCTTCAACGCCATGCTCGGCCAAACGGGGGCTTACCTGGGTGCAGCCGTCTTTGCCTATGCCGCGTGCTATCGCAAGGCGCCGGGCTGGGCCGGAGTCGCGCTGGGATTGATGGCGTTCAAGCCGCAGTACGCCCTGTTGCTGGGCGTAGTGGCGTTGGTGGATCGGCAGTGGCGGACGGTCGCGGCTGCGGCGGCGACCTTCGTGGCGTGCAGTGTGTTGAGCGGTCTGCTCTTTGGCTTTGACCAGTGGGCGGCTTTTCTTGACGCCGTTCGGTCGTTCAACTACACCGCCGATTACATGTGCAACTGGATCGGCATCACGCATCGGCTGTATCCGGGCGAGCTGCGGAGCTTGTATGCAGCGGGAACATTTGTGATGCTGATCGGAGTCGTGGGTGTGGCTGCGTACTGCGCTCTGGACACCCGCGGCGCCAGCCGTTCGATGCGGCATCTTGCCGTGGCAATCGCTCTGGCGACGCTGGTCAGTCCGAACACGCATCCGTACGATTTGATTATCTGGCTCGTTCCGGTCTGCGTGGCGGCGGGCGCTCGGCCGAGGGTGCCGTTATGGGCGGCGGTCTTTGTGGCCGGTTTCGCCGTTACCGTGATGTTGGCGATGGGAGTGCGCTGGATGTTGCCGTTGATATCCTGTGCACTGCTGGTGTCTGCCGCGCGATCGGTGTGGGAGGATGATTCTCCATCGCGGATCGACACGGTGAAGCAGCGCGCCGGCTGA
- a CDS encoding class II aldolase/adducin family protein, which translates to MTAIDDSRIEHFVAQCRRAARDYRLMKCSSGNASWRIDDDLMLVSASKSWLSDLTADQVTVCRVADGAPVQGPKPTIEIAFHAGILRARPDINVVIHFQTPFATVLTCRKEPVDYCVLPEAPYYLGPVATIPFLLPGSKELADAVIAAMTGHNVGILQNHGQITVGKDFNETIQRAVFFEMVCETIVRGGETIQPIPRAMIEKLGNA; encoded by the coding sequence ATGACCGCCATAGATGATAGTCGGATCGAACACTTCGTGGCTCAATGCCGGCGCGCCGCGCGGGACTATCGCCTGATGAAATGCAGCAGCGGCAACGCCTCCTGGCGGATCGACGACGATCTGATGCTGGTCTCAGCGAGCAAGTCGTGGCTGTCGGACCTGACCGCCGATCAGGTGACGGTCTGCCGCGTCGCCGACGGCGCACCCGTCCAAGGTCCCAAGCCGACCATCGAGATCGCCTTCCACGCCGGTATCCTCCGCGCGCGTCCCGATATTAACGTGGTGATACATTTCCAGACGCCCTTCGCCACGGTGCTGACCTGCCGAAAGGAACCGGTCGACTACTGCGTCCTGCCTGAAGCGCCCTACTATCTCGGCCCGGTCGCCACGATCCCGTTTCTGCTTCCCGGCAGCAAAGAGCTCGCCGACGCCGTGATCGCGGCGATGACCGGCCACAACGTCGGCATCCTGCAGAACCACGGCCAGATCACCGTCGGCAAAGACTTCAACGAGACGATTCAGCGGGCGGTCTTCTTCGAAATGGTCTGCGAAACCATCGTTCGCGGCGGCGAAACGATCCAGCCGATCCCGAGAGCCATGATCGAAAAACTCGGCAACGCCTGA
- a CDS encoding IclR family transcriptional regulator produces the protein MTVIGQRIQSLDRGLQLLEYIAEQERPVRLTEMARLLEVEKSSAYRLVNTLATRGYVRQEPESSGYLLDERVFDLAGRLAGRRRLGDLARRHLVCLARETGETAHLGVLGDRAVVLVDHEFGSHAVGVTSRSGSSEPLYCTALGKALLAGMTEDELRTAVRSETLKRHTERTVTTYGQLAEETGSVMRTGLARDWEEYRAGVRCLASPVFDFRSRIIGAIGISGPKERIDEQAMTDHGERVRREALALSAELGFRLVPTTGDSNE, from the coding sequence ATGACGGTGATTGGACAGAGAATACAGTCGCTGGATCGGGGTCTGCAGCTCCTCGAGTACATCGCCGAGCAGGAACGGCCGGTGCGGCTGACCGAGATGGCGCGGCTCCTCGAAGTCGAAAAGAGCAGTGCCTATCGGCTCGTAAATACTTTGGCCACACGAGGTTATGTGCGACAGGAGCCGGAGTCGAGCGGCTACCTGCTCGACGAGCGGGTCTTTGACCTTGCGGGCCGCCTGGCCGGCCGACGACGGCTGGGGGATCTGGCCCGCCGGCACCTGGTCTGCCTGGCCCGCGAGACGGGCGAGACGGCGCATCTGGGTGTGCTGGGTGACCGGGCGGTGGTGCTGGTCGACCACGAGTTCGGCAGCCACGCGGTGGGCGTGACCAGCCGGTCGGGCAGCAGCGAACCGCTCTACTGCACTGCCCTGGGCAAGGCCCTGCTGGCGGGCATGACCGAAGATGAACTTCGGACGGCGGTCCGAAGCGAGACGCTCAAGCGGCATACCGAACGCACGGTAACGACATACGGCCAACTGGCCGAGGAGACGGGATCGGTCATGCGAACCGGGCTCGCCCGCGACTGGGAGGAGTACCGCGCCGGCGTGCGATGCCTGGCCAGCCCAGTCTTCGATTTCCGCAGCCGGATTATCGGGGCGATCGGAATTTCAGGACCGAAGGAACGGATCGATGAGCAGGCCATGACCGACCACGGCGAACGGGTCCGGCGCGAGGCGCTGGCCCTCTCGGCCGAGTTGGGTTTCCGCCTCGTCCCGACAACAGGAGATTCCAACGAGTGA
- a CDS encoding sugar phosphate isomerase/epimerase — protein MKKAICHYSFHRRWDAEKWDANRLAEEVRNLGVEGVDFHVRYLKTPAEAPSLILNAIGKHGLVLSGLSMSNDFNTDDPAKFKQQVDAVKNWVPVIDKVRAPVSRIFGGHLPPEQRLDAAAKAKGRQRILDALEIILREAEKHGIVFALENHGGLPCTGEEQVDVIKTVNSPLLRATIDVGNYMQGGQEGHVGTKVAAEYCAYVHFKDFRKVKDETKPWGWTIEACTVGDGDVDHPACIAELQKIGYDGFIALEYEGPEDEQTGVPRSVDYMNKVMP, from the coding sequence ATGAAGAAGGCCATCTGCCACTATAGCTTCCATCGTCGCTGGGACGCCGAGAAGTGGGACGCCAATCGCCTCGCCGAGGAAGTCCGAAATCTCGGCGTCGAAGGCGTCGATTTCCACGTGCGCTACCTCAAGACCCCAGCCGAGGCGCCATCGCTGATCCTCAACGCGATCGGCAAGCACGGCCTGGTGCTCTCGGGCCTCTCGATGTCCAACGACTTCAACACCGACGATCCAGCCAAATTCAAGCAGCAGGTCGATGCGGTCAAAAACTGGGTTCCCGTGATCGACAAGGTCCGCGCGCCCGTCTCGCGGATATTCGGCGGCCACCTGCCGCCCGAGCAGCGCCTGGACGCCGCCGCCAAGGCCAAGGGCCGTCAGCGGATCCTCGACGCCCTCGAGATCATCCTGCGCGAAGCCGAGAAGCACGGCATCGTCTTCGCCCTCGAAAACCACGGCGGACTGCCCTGCACCGGCGAAGAGCAGGTGGACGTGATCAAGACGGTCAACTCGCCGCTGCTGCGGGCCACCATCGACGTCGGCAACTACATGCAGGGCGGACAGGAAGGCCACGTCGGTACCAAGGTCGCCGCCGAGTACTGCGCCTACGTCCACTTCAAGGACTTCCGCAAGGTCAAGGACGAGACCAAGCCGTGGGGCTGGACCATTGAAGCGTGCACCGTCGGCGACGGCGACGTGGACCATCCAGCCTGCATCGCCGAACTCCAGAAGATCGGCTACGACGGCTTTATCGCCCTCGAATACGAAGGCCCGGAAGACGAACAGACCGGCGTCCCCCGCAGCGTCGACTACATGAACAAGGTCATGCCGTAG